The Magnetospirillum sp. 15-1 genome window below encodes:
- a CDS encoding enoyl-CoA hydratase-related protein: protein MIRVEQDGAVTILTLDRPEARNALSLALTLALEGVLDDAEVDDATRVVLLRGAGGDFAAGADLKEMLPLTEAEVRATDFSGCCPRLGRMTKPVVVAVDGYALGGGCELVEMCDIVIAADNAWFGHPEITVGTMPGAGGSQRLPRTVGKHKAMDLLLTGRRMDAAEAERCGLVSRVVPAERLMDEALGVARRLAGLSPAILAMVKQSVLRAFEPGLKEGLAFERRQFHRTFATHDRREGMAAFVERRPARFIGA, encoded by the coding sequence ATGATCCGGGTTGAGCAAGATGGGGCGGTGACCATTCTCACCCTCGACCGGCCGGAGGCGCGCAACGCCCTGTCCCTGGCGCTGACCCTGGCGCTGGAGGGAGTGTTGGATGATGCCGAGGTGGACGACGCCACGCGGGTGGTGCTGCTGCGCGGGGCGGGCGGCGATTTCGCCGCCGGAGCCGACCTGAAGGAAATGCTGCCGCTGACCGAGGCCGAGGTGAGGGCGACCGATTTCTCCGGCTGCTGTCCCCGCCTGGGCCGGATGACCAAGCCGGTGGTGGTGGCGGTGGACGGCTACGCCCTGGGGGGTGGCTGTGAACTGGTGGAGATGTGCGATATCGTCATCGCCGCCGACAATGCCTGGTTCGGCCACCCGGAAATCACCGTGGGCACCATGCCGGGGGCGGGAGGCAGCCAGCGTCTGCCGCGTACCGTCGGCAAGCACAAGGCCATGGACCTGCTGCTCACCGGCCGGCGCATGGATGCCGCCGAGGCCGAGCGGTGCGGTCTGGTCTCGCGGGTGGTGCCCGCCGAACGCCTGATGGACGAGGCCCTGGGTGTGGCGCGAAGGCTGGCCGGGCTGTCGCCCGCCATTCTCGCCATGGTCAAGCAATCGGTGCTGCGGGCCTTCGAGCCGGGGCTGAAGGAGGGGCTGGCCTTCGAGCGGCGCCAGTTCCACCGCACCTTCGCCACCCATGACCGGCGGGAGGGCATGGCCGCCTTTGTCGAACGCCGCCCGGCCCGCTTCATCGGGGCTTGA
- a CDS encoding ATP-binding protein, with product MQPSPVTADFHQTLLATMAEGVVVQDSTRSIIYANAAASDILGHSPDDLIGRTCCVEDWDVTDLDGAPLGNADHPAAIALRTRRPAGPMIMGIRRGRDRVWLRMRAQPIAVDAGRSEAVLVTFAEISDLVDSKVRLREATSRLEQAHAAKQSLTERLAEFLGRQLDVSLETLAESEQRFRLAMELGTSVAFTLDMDLRYTWAHSCHVGFGDADLIGKTEYDIFTRETADMLCAIYRGVIETGISVRRDVQVQSLIMSRPQYFDLIARRLYDARGETIGLICAAIDITDRKQTELELRLAKEAAERAYASKSRFLAAASHDLSQPMQALQIYCAILAERQPEPGIKAKQCANQLSRQLKALLSMSRLDAGGMTVTRGSIALGDLLDQVAAASRPTAEQKGLRLRVVKTSLVCESDATLMERLLGNLVSNAVRYTERGGVVVGCRRRNGRIRIEVWDSGIGIAEENLPFIFEELYQLNNPTRRADEGLGLGLAIVDRIARILGISVSVHSVFGRGSVFAVDLPS from the coding sequence GTGCAGCCGTCTCCCGTTACCGCCGATTTTCACCAGACCTTGCTCGCCACCATGGCCGAGGGGGTGGTGGTGCAGGATTCCACGCGCAGCATCATCTACGCCAACGCCGCCGCGTCGGACATCCTCGGCCACAGCCCCGACGACCTGATCGGCCGGACCTGCTGCGTGGAGGACTGGGACGTCACCGATCTGGACGGCGCGCCGCTGGGCAATGCCGACCATCCCGCCGCCATCGCCCTGAGGACCCGCCGGCCGGCCGGCCCCATGATAATGGGAATCCGCCGGGGACGGGACCGGGTGTGGCTGCGCATGCGGGCCCAGCCCATCGCCGTGGATGCCGGCCGATCCGAGGCGGTGCTGGTCACCTTCGCCGAGATCTCCGATCTGGTGGATTCCAAGGTCCGCCTGCGCGAGGCCACGTCGCGCCTGGAACAGGCCCACGCCGCCAAGCAATCCCTGACCGAGCGTCTGGCCGAGTTCCTGGGGCGCCAGTTGGACGTCTCGCTGGAAACCCTGGCCGAGAGCGAACAGCGCTTCCGTCTGGCCATGGAACTGGGCACCTCGGTGGCCTTCACCCTGGACATGGACCTGCGCTATACCTGGGCCCATTCCTGCCACGTGGGCTTTGGCGATGCCGACCTGATCGGCAAGACCGAGTACGATATCTTCACCCGCGAGACCGCCGACATGCTGTGCGCCATCTATCGCGGCGTGATCGAGACCGGCATCTCGGTGCGGCGCGACGTGCAGGTCCAAAGCCTGATCATGAGCCGGCCGCAATACTTCGACCTGATCGCCCGGCGGCTCTATGACGCGCGGGGCGAGACCATCGGCCTGATCTGCGCCGCCATCGATATCACCGATCGCAAGCAGACCGAACTGGAACTGCGTCTGGCCAAGGAGGCGGCCGAGCGGGCCTACGCCTCCAAGTCGCGCTTCCTGGCCGCCGCCAGCCACGACCTCAGCCAGCCCATGCAGGCGTTGCAGATTTACTGCGCCATTCTGGCCGAACGCCAGCCGGAGCCCGGCATCAAGGCCAAGCAATGCGCCAATCAGCTGTCGCGCCAGCTCAAGGCGCTGCTCAGCATGTCGCGTCTGGATGCCGGCGGCATGACGGTGACCCGCGGTTCCATCGCCCTGGGGGACCTGCTCGATCAGGTGGCGGCGGCCAGCCGCCCCACCGCCGAGCAGAAGGGGCTGCGCCTGCGGGTGGTCAAGACCAGCCTGGTCTGCGAAAGCGACGCCACCTTGATGGAGCGGCTGCTGGGCAATCTGGTGTCCAACGCCGTGCGCTATACGGAGCGGGGCGGGGTGGTGGTGGGATGCCGCCGCCGCAACGGACGCATCCGTATCGAAGTCTGGGACAGCGGCATCGGTATCGCCGAAGAGAACCTGCCATTTATTTTCGAAGAGCTCTACCAGTTGAACAATCCGACGCGCCGTGCCGATGAAGGACTGGGACTGGGTTTGGCCATTGTCGATAGAATCGCCCGAATCCTGGGAATCTCGGTTTCCGTCCATTCGGTCTTTGGGCGCGGCTCTGTCTTTGCGGTGGATCTGCCGTCTTGA
- a CDS encoding VacJ family lipoprotein has translation MRRRLLSVAAAMAVSMVAACATLPEDPEDRAEAEAVNDPLEPTNRAIYDVNMFLDSNVAEPVAQAYHDTMPDWLRLAIHNLLANLQEPYTAGHDLLQGNPAAAADALGRFFINSTFGALGTRDVVAESGGAKRHKTDMGVTFAVWGVDEGPYLMLPFFGPSSLRDGAARVADYFAEPSGAIFASQGLGVINNVNMGLDTLDTRTEHLDALKEIRRTSIDEYAAIRSLYRQFRAASIQASENGQRDTRASQPGPAAGGAASTPTPPAPASSTASETPATKPQEVEGHGTATPKDDEVKPSAVEFIDHPRK, from the coding sequence ATGAGGCGTCGTCTGCTTTCCGTGGCGGCGGCCATGGCGGTCTCGATGGTGGCGGCCTGTGCCACCCTGCCCGAGGACCCCGAGGACCGCGCCGAGGCCGAGGCCGTCAACGATCCGCTGGAGCCTACCAACCGGGCCATCTACGACGTCAACATGTTCCTGGACAGCAACGTGGCCGAGCCCGTCGCCCAGGCATATCACGATACCATGCCCGACTGGCTGCGTCTGGCCATCCACAACCTGCTGGCCAATCTGCAGGAGCCCTACACCGCCGGCCACGACCTGCTGCAGGGCAATCCCGCCGCCGCCGCCGACGCGCTGGGCCGCTTCTTCATCAATTCCACCTTCGGCGCCCTGGGAACCCGGGACGTGGTCGCCGAGAGCGGCGGGGCCAAGCGCCACAAGACCGACATGGGCGTCACTTTCGCCGTGTGGGGAGTGGACGAGGGTCCCTATCTGATGCTGCCGTTCTTCGGCCCGTCCAGCCTGCGCGACGGCGCGGCGCGGGTCGCCGACTACTTCGCCGAACCCTCGGGCGCCATATTCGCCTCCCAGGGGCTGGGGGTGATCAACAACGTCAATATGGGTCTGGATACCCTCGATACCCGGACCGAGCACCTGGATGCCCTGAAGGAGATCCGGCGCACCTCCATCGATGAATATGCGGCGATCCGCAGTCTGTACCGCCAGTTCCGCGCCGCCTCGATCCAGGCCTCGGAGAACGGGCAGAGGGATACCCGCGCGTCCCAGCCGGGACCGGCGGCCGGCGGAGCGGCATCCACCCCGACACCGCCCGCCCCGGCATCGTCCACTGCTTCGGAAACCCCGGCGACCAAGCCGCAGGAGGTGGAGGGGCACGGGACAGCCACGCCCAAGGACGACGAGGTCAAGCCCAGCGCCGTCGAATTCATCGATCATCCGAGGAAATAA
- a CDS encoding site-specific integrase has protein sequence MKLTDAAVQRIKLPSPEQRQVDYWDALTPGFGLRVSFGGTKTWMVQARVLKVGKWTQTRRVVGRYPDMSLADARAAARDALALAAAGEDPKNAAKVEREKLEEDSRNSFAAIAADFLAKYVQRKGLAAKTAEAYVGTLQGKWTRAWAERPITSISRRDVHALIDDIIAQGFPIQANRSLAYLKRFFGWCVERGILDNAPTDHVKPPSESTRRERVLSVGEISEVWAALDKEGGVFAPMVKLLLLTAQRRDEVAGMRWSEITLEGEDPVWSLPAERTKNGLPNLIPLSPQAVKLLKSVNPVDLCPFVFTTTGKTYVTGYSKVKARLDTAIAEKREEAGRADPMEGWTFHDLRRTAATRMIEDLGVQPHIVEAVLNHISGHKAGVAGIYNRATYLPEKRRALEAWSEYVMSLAR, from the coding sequence ATGAAACTGACCGATGCCGCCGTGCAGCGTATCAAACTCCCCTCCCCTGAGCAACGGCAGGTGGATTACTGGGATGCGCTGACTCCGGGCTTTGGCCTGCGTGTCAGTTTCGGCGGAACCAAAACGTGGATGGTTCAAGCCCGCGTCCTGAAGGTGGGCAAGTGGACCCAGACGCGGCGCGTGGTGGGCCGTTACCCCGATATGTCCCTTGCTGATGCCCGCGCGGCGGCACGGGATGCGCTGGCGCTGGCTGCCGCTGGTGAAGACCCCAAGAACGCCGCGAAGGTCGAGCGCGAGAAGCTGGAAGAGGATAGCCGTAATAGTTTCGCGGCGATAGCGGCTGACTTCCTGGCGAAATACGTCCAACGAAAAGGACTGGCAGCGAAAACGGCTGAAGCATATGTAGGAACCCTGCAAGGCAAGTGGACCAGAGCGTGGGCAGAGCGGCCAATTACAAGCATTTCGCGGCGCGACGTACATGCTTTGATTGACGACATTATTGCTCAGGGATTCCCGATCCAGGCAAACCGTAGTCTGGCTTACCTGAAGCGATTTTTTGGATGGTGCGTCGAACGGGGGATTCTCGACAACGCGCCGACTGACCATGTTAAGCCGCCGTCCGAAAGCACTAGGCGGGAGCGCGTCCTTTCCGTTGGCGAAATCTCCGAGGTTTGGGCCGCGCTGGACAAGGAAGGCGGGGTGTTCGCGCCGATGGTCAAACTGCTGCTGCTGACCGCGCAACGGCGCGACGAGGTGGCGGGTATGCGATGGTCCGAAATCACGCTAGAGGGTGAAGACCCTGTGTGGAGCCTGCCAGCCGAGAGGACCAAGAACGGCCTGCCGAACCTTATCCCCCTCTCCCCTCAAGCCGTCAAACTGCTGAAGTCGGTAAACCCGGTTGATTTATGCCCCTTTGTGTTCACCACGACCGGCAAAACCTATGTGACCGGGTACAGCAAGGTGAAAGCGCGGCTGGACACGGCGATTGCTGAGAAACGAGAAGAGGCTGGCCGCGCAGATCCAATGGAAGGCTGGACGTTCCACGATTTGCGCCGCACCGCAGCGACTCGCATGATCGAAGACCTTGGGGTTCAGCCGCACATTGTTGAGGCGGTGCTGAACCATATTTCGGGCCACAAGGCCGGTGTGGCTGGTATCTACAACCGCGCCACCTACCTCCCAGAGAAGCGCCGGGCACTTGAGGCATGGTCGGAATACGTCATGTCGTTGGCCCGCTGA
- a CDS encoding YceI family protein, producing the protein MKLATTVLLAAAIAVAAPAARAELSPDPAKLEGGQFAVDKTHARIIFSFSHFGVSTSYGQFTDFDAKLNFDAKAPAKSAVEVAINMDGISTNVPKLDAHLKTGDFFDVAAFPTASFKSTSVEVTGPDTGKITGNLTVHGVTRPVVLDATFNAGGVHPMTQKYVVGFNAKGQIKRSEFGVGRYAPNVGDDVTLTISAEFVRQ; encoded by the coding sequence ATGAAGCTCGCAACCACCGTCCTGTTGGCCGCCGCCATCGCCGTCGCCGCCCCCGCCGCCCGGGCGGAACTCAGTCCCGACCCGGCCAAGCTCGAGGGCGGCCAGTTCGCAGTGGACAAGACCCACGCCAGGATCATCTTCTCGTTTTCCCATTTCGGCGTGTCCACGTCGTACGGCCAGTTCACCGATTTCGACGCCAAGCTGAATTTCGACGCCAAGGCCCCCGCCAAGAGCGCCGTCGAGGTCGCCATCAACATGGACGGCATCTCCACCAACGTTCCCAAGCTGGACGCCCACCTGAAGACGGGTGATTTCTTCGATGTCGCCGCCTTCCCCACCGCCAGCTTCAAGAGCACCTCGGTCGAGGTCACCGGCCCCGACACCGGCAAGATCACCGGCAACCTGACCGTGCACGGCGTCACCCGGCCGGTGGTCCTGGACGCCACCTTCAACGCCGGCGGCGTGCATCCCATGACCCAGAAATACGTGGTCGGCTTCAACGCCAAGGGCCAGATCAAGCGCAGTGAATTCGGCGTCGGCCGCTATGCTCCCAATGTGGGCGACGACGTGACGCTGACCATCAGCGCCGAATTCGTCCGGCAATAA